AAATATTAAGTTGcaatatttgaattttaaaaaaaccTCAAACGTTGCCTGAGCAGTTAACCCTTCCTCAACACATGTGTATATAAATGGTGAAATTCATAAACAATTTCTTTAACTTGTCCTTAACGATCAGAGAGTCACCTCAACTGATCACTTTACCATTTAGACACTTTAAGTGAGTACTAGTAACTGACTTCACGCTCCCAAGACTTTGTTAGCAAACACGCATATGCCACATCAGCAATATGTGTTTACTTGATATACTTAATAGTAACTTGAAGTGTTTAAATGGTAAAATGGTCAGTTGAGGTGTCTATATCGTCAACGACAACTTAAAGAGCCGTTAATGCATTTCACGTGTATAAATCTCATTTAATTCTCTTGAGTAGCCTTTTCATGGGCAGTTGAGCACTATATATACTattccctccgttccagtttatgtgaacctattttctttttggtccgttaaaaaaaaaatgacccctttctaaatttggaaataattttgtttaaacttataattctacccttaatgacaacaacaacaacaacaacaacctagtaaaatcccactagtggggtctggggagggtagtgtgtacgcagatcttacccctaccccgagggaatagagaggctgttttcgaaagaccctcggctcaagaagacgaaaagagacaatatcagtatcaccaatAGAAACCATATGAAAAATAACATTATGGAAATGAGAAAGTAGATGCAAAGAAAACGCGATAGACAGTACATAGACTCGGCACTATAGTAAACAAAtgagtagtaagacacaacattgccactagctgacATCGACAAAACTCCTACGAGactagcctcacaaaggtacgaaGTAAGGGAGACTTAACTActtcctaacctacaactctaatactcgacctccacaacttcctatcaagagtcatgtcctcggaaatctaaAGCATcgtcatgtcctgcctgatcacttctccccaatacttcttaggccgccctttATCTCTTCTTGTGCCCTCCaaaaccagccgctcacacctccttaccggagcatctaggcttctcctttGTACGTGTttgaaccatctgagcctcgcttcccctaccttgtcatcaatgggagccacgcccaccttctcccgaatatcttcattcctaatcttatccatcctaatgtgaccgcacatccacctcaacattctcatttttgctattttcatcttctggatatgtaagttcttaacaggccaacactcaagcccatacatcatggccggtctaaccaccgctttgtaaaacttacctttgagtatcggtggcactctcttatcGCACAAGACAccagaagtttttataaccacacaaatactttgggcccctttttgacttgtttatgaccacaaatttcaaaagtcttcgttttttcttaaatttcataaccggtcaaacaagttcacataaattggaacggagagaGTATATTATATACCATATACGGTCTGCAGTCACTTCACTATTTAATTCTCTCTCTCTTCTCCTTTATTAACAAAATTGTCACTCCTATATATTCTACGACTCACTTGATTTAATTCACATTATTAAACAATGATTCTTACAGTGTTTCTTGCACTTTTTCTTCCTTGTGTTGGTATGAGCGTTGTTTTTCTGGTTTACATCTGTTTAGTTTGGTATGCAGCAACTTACCACCACTCTAGTACCCATCAAAATCAACCTGTGAAGCCCACAAAAGAAAATGGTCTTTCAGCTGAACAACTGGATAAACTCCCCAAAATCAAAGGCAAAGAATTGGTTTTAAGCAATGATTGTGCAGTGTGTTTAGAGAATATTGAAAGTGAACAACAGGTCAGATTGGTTCCTGGTTGTAATCATGGATTCCACCTTGAATGTGCTGATACGTGGCTTTCAAAACACCCCTTTTGCCCTGTTTGCCGAAGCAAGCTTGAGTTAGAGCTCTTTAATACTTCTCCTGAATGCAACTCCTGctgaaaaaaaaaactactatCTTTTTTGCAATCTTTTTCAAGTTTTTGGACAGAGACTAGAAATGTTGTGTGTGgtttttttgttcttttgttttctttattaGCTTAGGGTGATGAAGGGTGTCAGACCAGTAACAGATGTGGAGTTTCTACAAAGATGAAAAGTTTGTCTACATCCACTCTCTATAAATCTTGATTATTCTTGAATCTTTTACTTATTACAGTAGTagtaatttttttcttttgtttcttctgtTATTCTTATTAGAGACAAGTTTATTTCAAGTTGTTTGTCACCATTAATTGATGCGAGATTTTTCTGGTGACTTGCCCTGCTCTGCAGTACTTGTTCTTGAATCTGGAGCTGTcacgagaaaaagaaaaagattctGCGTCTTTTGCAACATTACACACCTGATATGAGTCCTTCCAATCTGCTCATACCAAGGAAAGTTCCTTTCAATGCGGAACTAAGGGGCGGAGCTAGCCTTTTGTCCGTGATTTTATCTtaagaaattaattaaatatatataaattattacttTTTCTGTTTCAGAAAGATTATTTTAGTTTGATTTGACATAAATTTTAATaaagaaaaaatacttttgaaatatTTAATCTTAAATAAGCCATAATATTTATGTAGCTGTAAAATTTTTAAAACTTATGGTCCGAAACCTGCCATAGTATTTGTATGCTTATAATTGCTTCTTATTAAGTAAATATTGAAATGTATCAGTCTTTTTGAAACAGACTAATAAAGAAATAATGTCAATCTTTTAAATACAAAGAGAGTATTTTAAAATCTGGTAATTTAAAAAGAGTTAGAACTCGAGTACTAAGTACTAGGTGGGCGTATtgacataagaattataaaaatatggaaaaaagtattaaaaaaatcaagtaaaaatggtatttgaaaattagagttgtgtttggacatgaatacaattttGGGGTtacttttgaatttttgtgagtgaactggagtgaaaattttgaaaaacagcttttttgaatttttcaaatttttgaaaaataccgaaattcatcttcaagtgaaattgagaatttcatggtcaaacactgatttgaaaaaaaagtaaaaatttcaaaataaaatgaatttttttatggccaaacggaCCCTAAATATTGATCCAACTGTAGCTTATATACAATTTTAATAACGGAAACTACCaactatgtccatttataagtaccatattacaaaaattggccaattcataaaaaaatactaatattagcccaatattactaatattaaccAATTAGATATTTGTAaccaaaaaaatattaattttttgctttcttttgaatgagtgttattagaatagattggtaTATCTTAACGAGCTTGAATCTCAATTTTTGGATAatttgatggagttttgaggtggtttgaattcaAAATAcaagtagaagatgaacatggaaaaaaaatgatatgtgtatcacaaTGTGTATCACTTATGTACCATAtctgtatcaaatgtgtatcacatgtatatatatatatatatatatatatatatatatatatatatatatatatatatatatatatatatatatatatatatgtgtgatacatgcgtgatacatgtgtcACAGAAGAatatttttgaactcgattttaactacgaattttgatactaaatctgtccaaatcacctccaattttcctcaaatattgtatattgacttatctatatattttcaatgaatttcaaccatacccataGAAAAAGATCCTtgttttgcttagatttttgaaaTCTTGTATACATATTTTTTATATTTCattaccttatttgctacctcatccataaAATTTCCTTTGCGCCTTGCACCTAATGTTGTTGATCACGCTAAAAAATATAGAAGGAGATCTTTGCATTTGATTAttggagagaaagaaccttattatttgaatttttaaattttatatgtgCTTGGCTAGTGTTGGTAAGTCTATAATTAATATCAAGAGGTTAATAAGTTGTGACTTATTTGTAATATTTGTGTAAAGATTCCCTTTTAATAAATGTTCGAACAGTTCAACCCATGGAATATACAACGGCACTAGCTAGGTGGCAAAGTCCTGATATCAAGGTGCCAAATCTTCCTATCCATGTAAATTTTCTTTTATAGTAAATATTTGTAATCTTTAAATTTTCTTAATAAttgtaaattttaaaaataattatgatttaatacGTGTCATGTTGTTCTTAATTATGTAAAACAAAaacttatttaaaaaatattaggAAAGTTAAAGGTTAATTTCATAAATGGTCATataattatgattttttttcgccaaagtcatataacttttttttttcacGCAAAAACCATAAAACTTTCACTAACTGACACAAAAAATCACAGTGGTCGGAAAATACAACTTTTCAgtagtattttcttttttttttttttgcctaataaataataatccaattaaaataggaatgacccaAGCCGACCCCATCCTACCCGATCCAATACCAATATATATAAGtttaaataatactaaaagtgaatccTCCAAAACACGAtacttctatcttttatttttcttttcaaggTTTTCATTCAAATTAATAGCATTATTATTTCAAGAACTCtctaattattcatattttttttttgtcataATCTTATGTATTCTAAAgtaagttttttttcttttttttgggggggggggggggggattcctttttagtattgttttaatttttatatatgagTATTGGATCGTGTCGAGTTGGGTcgttcttattttattttattttttttaaaataatatatatatatatatatatatattaccggTGGGTTGAAACTAATTGCATTCGCTAGCCAG
The DNA window shown above is from Nicotiana tomentosiformis chromosome 8, ASM39032v3, whole genome shotgun sequence and carries:
- the LOC104120147 gene encoding E3 ubiquitin-protein ligase ATL23-like, whose product is MILTVFLALFLPCVGMSVVFLVYICLVWYAATYHHSSTHQNQPVKPTKENGLSAEQLDKLPKIKGKELVLSNDCAVCLENIESEQQVRLVPGCNHGFHLECADTWLSKHPFCPVCRSKLELELFNTSPECNSC